The window ACCGCCGCTCCCCCGAACACCAAGTAAAGGACCCTATCGAAGCTCTCGCTCCTCACGTCCATCTAAGCCAGTCTGAGACCGCCTCTTGGCAGGTTTGCCACCCTCTCAACATAACCCATCATTCACCACCCCAAACGCCAGAACAGCCGTACGGGGAGTTCGCCCAATTCCCCTCTCACTTCCAAACGAAACAGCCCTCTCACCCAATACACTCCAATACCACCTGTCACCAACTCACTCCAAACGACCGCTCCCAACCCCACCATCCACGACAAACATGCAAGTCCCCCGAATGTCTGGGCTCCTCCTCCAGCTCCTCTCCCCATCCGGCCAACTGGACGAGCCAACTTCACCACCAACCCTCCAATCTCGACcactccaccccctcctccccgcAAATGCCGTCCGACTCCCTCTACCTAGTCCCTGCCACGCCCACGCATCGACACACTCCCCCTCCACTCAATCGCGCGTCAGACGCCTCCAACAACCTCGATGCATACACGCATACACACGACAGCCTCTCTCCTGCCAAACCGACTCTCATCCAGTCGCACGCACGCTCGCACCATCATGACTCAAGCCTCTTCCAACGCCAACCCCTCTCTTCCAAGAACTGTCAGCACCTGATTCCCACCAATGATCCGGACGCCTCTCTCCTCTGGGCGTCGCCCCACCGTCACCCGCACTCTAACAACATGTCGCCTCGAGTCCGAAAGCTACCCTGCGCCTACCCACAAACCAGCCAAACAGACACGCAAAAATCGCCCATCAGAGTCTTGAAGAAGAACCAAGCCATCATCCTCTCACCCACATCCCCCCAACCTCATAGCCCCACGCCTACTCGCTAAATGCCAACAAAAACTTTTTTTGTACCTCGCTTTTTCGTCCGCCATAGCCATTTCACTCATCTGCTTCAAAAAAACACCCTTCTTTTGGCACCAGACTTCTCTCCTGCCTTCTCCAATGAGAGCTCCTATCCTCGGCCTCCCTTCCATTCTGCTCTCTAAAAGTGCCAAAAATCTAAAACAAAAAGTACGGTACGACAGGTGCCCTGCATCGCATTCCCTTCTCTAGTCCCCTTCATCGACGTTCTCAACGCACTCGCGCTGCGCTTTACGTCCCTCAACAGGCTGAACCTGTTGGCAGTGTCAATCTACCAAAACAAGATAACTGCTGCGCGAGGAGTGCGCCCTCCAAGGCTCCTCAGGCAGCCCCTCTGTACAAACCAATCGTCTTTTTCCTCCCCCTGAAACACCGTCGCTGCCTCATCGTCCGCAGCTGTGCCCGAGAGTCGTGAGGGGAGTTCACATTCGGCGATCGCGCGCGCTCTGCTTTTTTTCCTAACAACGTTCGTGTCCCGCAGCCCCCCGATCGTATTTCGATTCCGAAGAATTCGCTGAAATTTACCTTCTGCCGTTCCTCGGGGCCGGGAGGTCAAAACGTCAACATGAGGTCGACCAAGGCGGAACTTCAACTCAGCCTCTCGGACGCCCACTGGATGCCGGACTTGGTCAGGAGCAAGCTCGTGGAACGAAACGCGCGTCTCGTAGCTCAAGATCGAATCATCGTCAAGAGTCAAGTGCACAGGACGCAGGAAGAAAACAGAAAAGCGTGCGTGAAAAAATTGCAGATGCTCGTCGACGAGGCAAATCTGGCCGCGCACGGCATCGAGAGCACATCAGAGCGCAAAAGGATGAAGATAAGGAAGGCAAAAGAAAGATCGAGGAGACGGAATAGGAATAAAATGCAGACAGAGAAGACATGCATTTCAATGAACAGCTCGGAAAAGGAAGATAAAAATGGTACAGACTGATTAACCGGAATAGAGAGTGCATTGGCATGCCTCTTTTTTTTTCGACACAATACTTAGTTAGTAAAAACATCATGCTGTCCCTCTGATGGGCGACAATTGTCCTGAACCATGTTAGCGGACAGGACAGCCTTGGTCGCAGCATCTTCTAAGCTGTCTGCCGTCGAAATGTTGGCGTTCGAAGTCTTCAAAATGTCCTGCGCCAACTGAGCATTCGTACCGGCAAGTCTAACGACAAGGGGAAGTTCGAGATGCAAGTGACGAGTGGCATTCAGTATTCCGTTGGCAATCAGGTCGCATCGAACAATTCCTCCGAATATGTTAACCAAAATGACTTTGACATTCTGGTCGCTCGTTAGAATTTTGAACGCCTCAGTCACCGTTTCTTCCGTGACTTGACCTCCTACATCCAGGAAGTTTGCTGGGCTGCCATGCTTCAGCTTGATGATGTCCATGGTGGCCATAGCGAGTCCCGCGCCGTTGACTATGCAGCCGATATTCCCGTCCATGGCGACGTAGTTCAGGTGGCACGCCTCGGCGGCGGCCTCTCGCGGGTCCAACGGATTGGCAGCACGCATGGAATCCAGCTCAGGATGACGGAACAGGGCATTTTCGTCAAAAGAGATTTTCGCATCAACGCAGTATATGTCTCCGTCGGTGGTGACAGCCATGGGATTGATTTCGACTTGAGTCGCGTCTAGCTCAATAAACAGTTGGTACAGACGAGCTAATTGAGTCATGGCTTGATCGAACTGGGGACCTGCAGGCAATTCGAGCGCCGAAACGAGCGAGCGGAGCTGACTAGGCAATGGACCTGAATCGATATTGATCGACTCCGTGCACAGCAAATCAGGCGTTTCTATGGCGGCTACTTCTATATCCACACCGCCACGTGGACTGACAATGAATCTCGGCCCTCCAACTTCGCGGTCTAATACAATGGAAACATAAACCTCACGAGAAATGGGAATCGATTCCGCAATCATGAGCCTTTTTACCAGGATGCCGTCGGGCGGAGTCTGATGTGTTCGGAGCCTGTACCCCAGCATGCTGGAGGCTACTCTCTCGACGTCCTCAGGACTTGAAACAGACACGCGTCAGCAAAAAAAAAGTGCTGCGACCTCTTAGGAGAGAACAGTACCTTTGGCAAAGATGTATTCCTCCACGAAAACCGTTTTCAAAGGACCCGAGTCCTCGACCGCCGGCGAGGATCTGTGCCTTGACGACCAATTCCGGTGCCGCTAGGAGAATATGTATGTGGTTAATACGTGTGTGTTCCAACAAGGGATTACACGGCAGTTTCAAATGATACCCACGCGCCTACCAATTTCCTTAGCTGCATCACGCGCCTGTTCTTGAGCAGTAACGACACGAAATCGCTGAACGTTCAATCCATACTGTTGGAGCAGGCGCTTGCTTTGATACTCTTGAACATGAAACCTTTGTTTGAACACAGTCGGACCAGCGCAGGAAACCTGTCCTTCAGCCAATTGGATTTCCGCAGGTCGGACGATTCCAAAAGAGAGAACCGTCGACGAGGCCGAGGGAAAAAAAAAGAAGCGTGAGAACCGATGCATTTCACAAGGCAGACTCCAAAGAAACTCATACGCGTTGAAGGGAACTGGCGCACTTTCGAAAACACGGCGTGAATGTCGAAAGGAACATGTTTTGAAAGAGGCACCTAAAGGAACACTCTCTGAGCCGAATGCGAAAGAACGAAGTGCAGTTCGGGTCATCatcttatatacatatatattctttaaaaaaaaaaatatcagataTGTGCTTTGCGGCTCGTGGACCATATGTGTCAAATAGATGACGAAGAAGCAGCAGAAGACGTTGACGAACCCTGTCGGTGATACCTAGAACCACACTCTTTAGGTGTCTAGGAGTAGGCACAATGCAACGAGAACAAATGGCAGTTCGTCTTCTAGTCCATAAAAGATTTATGATAattataatagacgcgtaaaagatACGTTTTTCATCTAGAGCGAGGTTCTTCTTTGGTCAAGATCGCAAGTTTGGTTTGTGGCCCTATATTAGAAACGTAGCTGTTATTTCTCAGAAGCCTTTTGGACAGATAATATTTTGCAGAATCTTGGAGGTGGCAAGGAAATTTGATTTTGGTACCATCTCCTCGCACCAAATTAAACAGAATTGTTCCATTTGACACGGGGTCTCCTTCCTTCGCTACCCACTGGATTTTTCCGCTATCAGGCTGTCTGCTCGTAAGTTTTCTCGGTACGTCCCAAATCTTGTCTATGTCTATCAGTCGATTGGAACCCGATTCGGCGCCGAAACCTAGATCATTCGCCGAAGGTAGGGAGAATGGGGGCAGAGACCCGCCCTGTTGGTATCCGTAGCGCACATCGCTAAACGAGGTCATAGGTCTTGGACCAGCCACAATAACTACGTCATTCGGTTTGGCGAAGGGCGTCGCACCATGAAACGCTCCGTAGCTGAACGCAGATGTGAAAGCCTGAGGTTCAGATTGAGGCGCGTTCCATGACTCCGGATCGACGGCATACCCTTCTTCTAAGAGTTTTTGGAAATTGGCCCTCCTTGAATTCGCCCGTCCAAAAACAAAGCCCTTGTTATCGGGGCCCTGTTCTGCACCAGGATCGACACGTTCTTTCTTCTTCCCGTTGGACGCGCATCGCTAAACGCAAAAAATTGGTCAAACAGAGAAGGAACGGTGTCCTGATACAAGACAGCAACTCTCTATACACACAATATTTCCCACACTCAAGAACGCGCGCTGCAGCGTGAACCAGCAGACAAGTCGTGGGGGCGCCTCGCCTCACCCGCTTTCTGTCAATCAGTACGCTCTTGCGCGCGGAAAAAGATGGGTACGAAGAGAAAGTTCTATGCTATATACTTTTAGGTACAATTATTTTTTTTCGAGTGACATTCAGCGGCCTTCTGGGCGCATTTGCCAGCGCACTCTGATCGATCGGAATCTTTTTCGTGCTGCAACAAGTCAATAGCATTTGGCGGGACGTGGTCTACGCTGTTAACGATAACGAATAACTGAATATTGACCTATCAAAAGAATCTTTTTTATTGCTCACACAAAGAGATATGCCAGAAATAATAGAGGAATGCATTCTGGGAAATGATTCGTCTATGACTCTTCGATGTGGTGGTGTGACCGTCAGCATTGTAGAACGGCTTAGAGCTTGATAGCAGAACAATTCTCAGACAACGCAGGTTTGTTACTTTCAAGAAGCCTTGACTAGAGTGGCGCAAGTTGGCAGCTT is drawn from Schistocerca gregaria isolate iqSchGreg1 unplaced genomic scaffold, iqSchGreg1.2 ptg000584l, whole genome shotgun sequence and contains these coding sequences:
- the LOC126316427 gene encoding uncharacterized protein LOC126316427; this translates as MRSTKAELQLSLSDAHWMPDLVRSKLVERNARLVAQDRIIVKSQVHRTQEENRKACVKKLQMLVDEANLAAHGIESTSERKRMKIRKAKERSRRRNRNKMQTEKTCISMNSSEKEDKNGTD
- the LOC126316438 gene encoding succinate--CoA ligase [GDP-forming] subunit beta, mitochondrial-like isoform X1 — protein: MVHEPQSTYLIFFFLKNIYVYKMMTRTALRSFAFGSESVPLGASFKTCSFRHSRRVFESAPVPFNAYEFLWSLPCEMHRFSRFFFFPSASSTVLSFGIVRPAEIQLAEGQVSCAGPTVFKQRFHVQEYQSKRLLQQYGLNVQRFRVVTAQEQARDAAKEIAAPELVVKAQILAGGRGLGSFENGFRGGIHLCQSPEDVERVASSMLGYRLRTHQTPPDGILVKRLMIAESIPISREVYVSIVLDREVGGPRFIVSPRGGVDIEVAAIETPDLLCTESINIDSGPLPSQLRSLVSALELPAGPQFDQAMTQLARLYQLFIELDATQVEINPMAVTTDGDIYCVDAKISFDENALFRHPELDSMRAANPLDPREAAAEACHLNYVAMDGNIGCIVNGAGLAMATMDIIKLKHGSPANFLDVGGQVTEETVTEAFKILTSDQNVKVILVNIFGGIVRCDLIANGILNATRHLHLELPLVVRLAGTNAQLAQDILKTSNANISTADSLEDAATKAVLSANMVQDNCRPSEGQHDVFTN
- the LOC126316438 gene encoding succinate--CoA ligase [GDP-forming] subunit beta, mitochondrial-like isoform X2, which gives rise to MFLSTFTPCFRKCASSLQRVSCAGPTVFKQRFHVQEYQSKRLLQQYGLNVQRFRVVTAQEQARDAAKEIAAPELVVKAQILAGGRGLGSFENGFRGGIHLCQSPEDVERVASSMLGYRLRTHQTPPDGILVKRLMIAESIPISREVYVSIVLDREVGGPRFIVSPRGGVDIEVAAIETPDLLCTESINIDSGPLPSQLRSLVSALELPAGPQFDQAMTQLARLYQLFIELDATQVEINPMAVTTDGDIYCVDAKISFDENALFRHPELDSMRAANPLDPREAAAEACHLNYVAMDGNIGCIVNGAGLAMATMDIIKLKHGSPANFLDVGGQVTEETVTEAFKILTSDQNVKVILVNIFGGIVRCDLIANGILNATRHLHLELPLVVRLAGTNAQLAQDILKTSNANISTADSLEDAATKAVLSANMVQDNCRPSEGQHDVFTN